In Dioscorea cayenensis subsp. rotundata cultivar TDr96_F1 chromosome 13, TDr96_F1_v2_PseudoChromosome.rev07_lg8_w22 25.fasta, whole genome shotgun sequence, the sequence CCTCCGGCTTCTCTCTCCCTGGATCCATCCCGGAGTGGTTCGGCTCCCGCCTTCCCCGCTCCCTCACCGTGCTCGACCTCTCCCGCTGTGACATCACCGGAGGCATTCCTGACTCCCTCGGCGGTATCTCCAGGCTCGTGCGCCTCTCTCTCGCTGGAAATCGCATCACCGGCGCCATCACACCGTCGCTTTCTCAGCTCTCCAACCTCACCCTTCTCGACCTATCTTCCAACTCCCTCTCCGGTTCGATTCCCTCATCCTTTGGAACCCTAACCAATCTCCAGACTCTAATCCTCTCCAGCAACACCTTATCAGGTCCGATCCCTCCTCAGCTCGGCAACCTCTCTCGCTTAGCATCCCTCGACCTCAGCCTCAATTCGCTTCTCGGTTCTCTCCCAGTTGATTTAGCAAACCTCAGAAGCTTGCAACGTTTGAATCTCGCCGGCAATTCACTCTCCGGGACACTCTCTAAGAGTTTCTTCTCCAGGCTCTCACAGCTCCGTTCAATCTCGTTGAGCCGGAATAACTTCTCTGGTGAAATCCCAGAGTCTTTGTGGTCTCTTCCGGCGCTTGGATTCGCTGATCTCTCGCATAACAACTTCACTGGACGCCTCCCTGAGCTCGCGCCCATCAATGCTGGTAGTGGGATCAATGTCACCGGAGGCTCCTTCAAGCTCTCCAATAATTCTTACTATGGCCCCATTCCTTCAGTGTTTGGGATCCTTTTTGCAAGGTTTAGTGTTGTGGATCTCTCTGTGAATTACTTCCAAGGCTTAGAGCCTGTTGGATATGGCAGCAAGAATACATCTTTTGTGGGGAATTGCTTCCAGGATGCATTGAAACAGAGGAGCACTGCAGAGTGTTCGGCATTCTATGCGAAGCAAGGCCTGCCTTTTGATGACCCTACAACCGCCACAGGACCATCTGCTTCGCCTGGGAGGAAGAAAGGATGGAGTGTGAAGTATATCTTGATTGGAGTTTTCAGTGGCATTGCATTTCTTGTGCTCGTGGTGATTGTTGTTGTGTTTTGCATAATGAGGAGAGGCGGCCTGGCTGCGGAACGGAGGGAAAGGAGTGCGAATGTTGTGCCATCTGGAGGTCCGTTGCCACCTGCTGGAGTTTCTGTCAACCCGTCTGCTGTGGGTGATTCGTTTACCTATGATCAGTTGTTTCGGGCAACGTCAGAATTCAGTGATGCAAACCTTATCAAGCATGGCCATTCGGGAGATCTCTACCATGGTGTTTTAGAAGGTGGGGCTCATGTAGTGGTGAAGAAGATTGATTTGCTTACAGTTAAGAAGGAAGCTTATGTGGTGGAATTGGATCTTTTCACCAAGGCTTCACATACAAGATTGGTTCCACTCTTAGGACATTGCTTGGAGAAAGAGAATGAGAAGTTTCTTGTTTATAAATTTATGCCCAATGGGGATTTGTCTAGTGCATTGTATAGAAAGAATGGATTGGAAGAAGATGGCTTGCAATCTTTGGACTGGATAACAAGGTTGAAGATTGCAACAGGGTTGGCTAGAGGCTCTATGTTTCCTTCATCATGAATGCAATCCGCCGCTGGTTCATAGGTATGTATCATTTCCTTTCAAATCATGGCGATATTTTTGGTGGTGCCACCCATTCTATATTTTGTCTTGCTTAAGCATGATGATAGACAGTTGCACtgatcaaactttttttttgcgTAGCTACCAGTGACACTAATTTTTAAGTTGTTCTGTTTTATATTTGATCTAGTTCCATTTTTCTGCACATTCATCATAAATCCTTGTCATCTTTAACTTGATCTGTTCTTTTATCATTGCTCGGGGCATTCTTCATATAACTTGTTTATTTATGGTAAGTggaactttctttcttttggtcaaATTACTATTCTTGTGAATTTTACATCTTATTGAGAGGTTTTGAAGCCTTTGTCATGTTGAAAACTTAATAATTATATCAGTTTCTTACTATTAGTAGGTAATTCAAGTTTGATATATGTCTTCAACTTGTCAAAACATTATAATGCTGACTACCTACCCACCCACTGATGTGAAAGcaatccaattttattgaatctaGAATATTACCTCATCTAAGCATTACTCACTTAAATCTTGTCTATCTATCACGACTCAAGGAATTAATCTcatattattgtttcttgtgaAAAGTTAACTGAGAGATGGAAGGGTGAAATATgtaaaatgaagaacaaggtgagaaatataaaaaaagacaagTGCTTCAGTTAGGAATCTAGAGGAAGGACAACACAAAAATTTTCCTTCATTGAAATTGATGCTAAAAGTTTATAATTGCTCtgttgaatttattaaaaatttgatactGCCGATTGCATAATTTTGCAGGATAGTTCAGCTAACAAAACCAAAGACCATCAATTTTTATTAACTGAAACAGTGATTTGATAGTTTCTTATAGCTTTTTTGTAAtattggattggattggataATTATTCAAGTTCATCCATGAATTTTGAGCTTGAACActgaattttgtattttttttaaccttgaTAATTTTGCAGAGATGTTCAAGCCAGCAGTATCCTTCttgatgataaatttgaagTGCGGCTTGGCAGTTTAAGTGAGGCGTCTGTTCAAGAAGGGGATGGCCACCAGAAAGTCATCACAAGACTCTTGCGACGGTCCCAGTAAGCTCCTTACTATATAGCTCTTGGTGCATCTGATTTGAATTAAACATCAGTTATTTTGCATAATGCATTACTGTGTTTGAGCATAACTTAATCTATCTAGACTTTAGAGAACTTATTGGATTGTGCCCTTCGTAGAAAGTCTTTTCTGGTCCATCTGCCCAATCAATTGTTTGTGGACTTTTCATGCTGCTGTCTCTTTATCTTGCTATCAGTGAGAGACAATAAGGTCCTTTTTCAACAATATTTAATCCAGCTTTGGtggatgttaaaaaaattaagaaatactTTTCCCTTGAGGttcatttgtttaatattttcccTATGAAAACTTGAAAGGTTTTCTATAAGCCATTACAGTACATGCACCCATGAAACCTTcccctttatttttaattgtctGGAATATCGAAACAACACAAGGTGTCTGCATTGGCATCACGAACGTTATGGTGAAAATTTTGTAGATATGGTaatctgaatttttttagtgaaaGGACATATCTCCGTCAATCATCCTGCTGCTGTGTAGTGCCCATTAGAATTAATCGCTGTGCAATTTTTTGTTGAAGAAtctctttccttatttcttttttgctCTGTTTCAATTTCCTGTTGACCAAACAACAGACTG encodes:
- the LOC120274859 gene encoding LOW QUALITY PROTEIN: probable LRR receptor-like serine/threonine-protein kinase At2g16250 (The sequence of the model RefSeq protein was modified relative to this genomic sequence to represent the inferred CDS: deleted 2 bases in 2 codons) — encoded protein: MPVLLLILLLLLSPPPATPAFTQNLTSGSDLAGLFSLRASLGLRSRDWPRRADPCTSWSGVSCRSGRVRSLTLSGLHRTRLGRISPRFAVDGLQKISLLETFNSSGFSLPGSIPEWFGSRLPRSLTVLDLSRCDITGGIPDSLGGISRLVRLSLAGNRITGAITPSLSQLSNLTLLDLSSNSLSGSIPSSFGTLTNLQTLILSSNTLSGPIPPQLGNLSRLASLDLSLNSLLGSLPVDLANLRSLQRLNLAGNSLSGTLSKSFFSRLSQLRSISLSRNNFSGEIPESLWSLPALGFADLSHNNFTGRLPELAPINAGSGINVTGGSFKLSNNSYYGPIPSVFGILFARFSVVDLSVNYFQGLEPVGYGSKNTSFVGNCFQDALKQRSTAECSAFYAKQGLPFDDPTTATGPSASPGRKKGWSVKYILIGVFSGIAFLVLVVIVVVFCIMRRGGLAAERRERSANVVPSGGPLPPAGVSVNPSAVGDSFTYDQLFRATSEFSDANLIKHGHSGDLYHGVLEGGAHVVVKKIDLLTVKKEAYVVELDLFTKASHTRLVPLLGHCLEKENEKFLVYKFMPNGDLSSALYRKNGLEEDGLQSLDWITRLKIATGLAEALCFLHHECNPPLVHRDVQASSILLDDKFEVRLGSLSEASVQEGDGHQKVITRLLRRSQTSEAGNFGSPSPTCAYDVYCLGKVLLELVTGKLGMSGSNNVTTNEWLDHTLPYIHIYDKELVIKILDPSLIVDEDLLEEVWAMAIVAKSCLNPKPSKRPLMRYILKALENPLKVVREENNSGSARLRTTSSRGSWNAAIFGSWRRSSSDIAMPPRDDRGLRRSGTMGSQGSGGEHSFNHKRPSREIFPEPTARETYD